A portion of the Streptomyces sp. NBC_00376 genome contains these proteins:
- a CDS encoding nitrate/nitrite transporter: protein MSTATAAVTTGRSGSRRIEDWDPEDEEFWTLAGARIARRNLVHSVLSEHIGFSVWSLWSVLVLFLGPEDHIDAAGKSTLTALPTALGSVLRIPYTVAVARFGGRNWTVFSALLLLVPTALAGIVLKPGLSYGTLLAVAAVAGVGGGSFASSMANINAFYPQRLKGWALGVNAGGGNLGVPAVQLLGPLVLATAGAGHPRLLILVYLPLIVLAALGAALRMDNLATARGERGAMRGVLGNTHGRVMSLLYIGTFGSFIGFGFAFGQVLQVQFHQQFDTPAKAAALTFLGPLLGSLSRPLGGLLADRYGGARVTFWTFAAMALGAGVVLEASRQHSLALFLGGFVALFVLSGAGNGSTYKMIPAIFRATARAEIAQGAPPAEAERRSRHRTTALIGVAGAIGAFGGVLVNLAFRQSFLATGNGQAVYEAFLGYYGLCLVVTWACYLRRSAGRLPGV, encoded by the coding sequence ATGAGCACCGCCACGGCAGCCGTCACCACCGGCCGCAGCGGTTCCCGGCGGATCGAGGACTGGGATCCCGAGGACGAAGAATTCTGGACCCTGGCAGGCGCCCGGATCGCCCGGCGCAACCTGGTCCACTCGGTCCTGAGCGAACACATCGGCTTCTCCGTCTGGAGCCTGTGGTCGGTGCTGGTGCTCTTTCTCGGCCCTGAGGACCACATCGACGCGGCCGGGAAGTCCACCCTCACCGCCCTGCCCACCGCACTCGGCTCGGTGCTGCGGATTCCGTACACCGTCGCCGTGGCACGGTTCGGCGGCCGCAACTGGACGGTGTTCAGTGCCCTGTTGCTGCTCGTGCCGACCGCCCTGGCCGGGATCGTGCTCAAGCCCGGGCTCTCGTACGGCACACTGCTCGCGGTGGCCGCCGTGGCCGGGGTCGGCGGCGGCAGCTTCGCCTCCTCGATGGCCAACATCAACGCCTTCTACCCGCAGCGGCTCAAGGGCTGGGCGCTGGGGGTGAACGCCGGCGGCGGCAATCTCGGCGTACCGGCCGTACAACTGCTCGGCCCCCTGGTGCTGGCCACCGCGGGCGCCGGCCATCCGCGGCTGCTGATCCTCGTCTACCTGCCGCTGATCGTGCTGGCGGCGCTCGGCGCGGCGCTGCGGATGGACAACCTCGCCACCGCACGCGGCGAGCGCGGCGCCATGCGCGGGGTGCTGGGGAACACGCACGGCCGGGTGATGTCGCTGCTCTACATCGGTACCTTCGGCTCGTTCATCGGCTTCGGCTTCGCCTTCGGACAGGTCCTCCAGGTCCAGTTCCACCAGCAGTTCGACACCCCGGCGAAGGCGGCGGCCCTCACCTTCCTCGGGCCGCTGCTCGGCTCGCTCTCCCGCCCGCTGGGCGGTCTCCTGGCGGACCGCTACGGCGGCGCCCGGGTCACGTTCTGGACCTTCGCCGCCATGGCACTGGGCGCGGGCGTGGTGCTGGAGGCGTCACGGCAGCACTCCCTGGCACTGTTCCTGGGCGGGTTCGTCGCGCTCTTCGTCCTCAGCGGGGCGGGGAACGGCTCGACGTACAAGATGATCCCGGCGATCTTCCGCGCAACGGCACGGGCGGAGATCGCGCAGGGCGCCCCGCCGGCCGAGGCCGAGCGACGCTCACGACACCGGACCACGGCCCTGATCGGAGTGGCCGGGGCCATCGGTGCCTTCGGCGGAGTGCTGGTCAACCTGGCCTTCCGGCAGTCCTTCCTGGCGACGGGGAACGGACAGGCGGTGTACGAGGCGTTCCTCGGGTACTACGGTCTGTGCCTGGTGGTGACCTGGGCCTGCTATCTGCGCCGGTCCGCGGGCCGGCTGCCCGGCGTGTGA
- a CDS encoding MFS transporter, protein MPTLLLLTATGFSGFAVLLPTAPLWAVHGGADAAGAGSVNAVLMLCTVLAQTLVPTAIRRVGWRTTLVCGMVLLGVPALLHLLTAQLGVVLALAAVRGLGFGVLTVCGAGAVAELVEPARRGQAIGAYGLAIAGPQFILVSTAPWAAQNLGFGVVFAVGALPLLGVVPALRLARRLDGHLAGAESAPDRDAVPDRRAVYLPLLPPMLLLLGVTTAGGALITFAPQISGDSTATMAGLLLLTGTAAVSRWRFGALADRYGTEPFRWPLVIVTAVGLALTAWAVATPEATALVPLLAGMALVGVSYGGLQNLTLVDAFAAVDSRSSGVASAVWNIGFDGGTGVGALLVGYLATGASFSLAFLATAALCLATLPLAFAGRRDAAPRRSAG, encoded by the coding sequence ATGCCCACGCTGCTGCTCCTCACGGCGACGGGCTTCTCGGGGTTCGCGGTGCTGCTGCCCACCGCACCGCTCTGGGCCGTGCACGGCGGGGCCGATGCCGCCGGCGCCGGTTCGGTCAACGCGGTCCTGATGCTCTGCACCGTGCTCGCCCAGACCCTGGTCCCGACGGCGATACGCCGCGTCGGCTGGCGCACCACCCTGGTCTGCGGGATGGTGCTGCTCGGCGTTCCCGCGCTCCTGCACCTGCTGACCGCGCAGCTCGGCGTGGTGCTCGCGCTCGCCGCGGTGCGCGGACTCGGGTTCGGGGTGCTCACGGTCTGCGGCGCCGGTGCCGTCGCCGAACTCGTCGAGCCAGCGCGGCGCGGGCAGGCGATCGGCGCGTACGGTCTGGCCATCGCGGGGCCCCAGTTCATCCTGGTGTCGACCGCGCCGTGGGCCGCGCAGAACCTGGGCTTCGGGGTCGTGTTCGCCGTCGGCGCGCTGCCCCTGCTCGGCGTGGTGCCCGCGCTCCGGCTGGCCCGCCGACTGGACGGACACCTGGCCGGGGCCGAGAGCGCACCCGACCGGGATGCCGTGCCGGACAGGCGTGCCGTGTACCTTCCACTGCTGCCGCCGATGCTGCTCCTGCTCGGCGTCACCACGGCCGGCGGCGCCCTGATCACCTTCGCCCCGCAAATAAGCGGCGACTCCACCGCGACGATGGCCGGGCTGCTGCTCCTGACGGGGACGGCGGCCGTTTCGCGCTGGCGGTTCGGCGCACTGGCCGACCGGTACGGAACGGAACCGTTCCGCTGGCCGCTCGTGATCGTCACGGCGGTCGGACTCGCCCTGACGGCCTGGGCGGTGGCCACGCCGGAGGCGACCGCCCTGGTGCCGCTGCTCGCCGGGATGGCCCTGGTCGGGGTCAGCTACGGCGGGCTCCAGAACCTGACCCTGGTCGACGCCTTCGCCGCCGTCGACAGCCGGTCCAGCGGCGTCGCGAGCGCCGTGTGGAACATCGGGTTCGACGGCGGTACGGGGGTGGGCGCCCTCCTCGTCGGCTACCTGGCGACGGGGGCCTCGTTCTCCCTGGCGTTCCTGGCCACGGCCGCGCTCTGCCTCGCCACGCTGCCGCTCGCCTTCGCGGGCCGGCGCGACGCCGCTCCCCGCCGATCGGCCGGCTGA
- a CDS encoding nitrite reductase (NAD(P)H) small subunit, protein MNGTFPDTNTIPEANTEPVVEIDDGRTWTPVCRYRDLDPGRGIAVLVGRRGDQVALFRERGGTVHALANRDPFSGALVISRGLLGSRLGVPVVISPMLKHAFELRTGRSLDEAHTPDGTPADLRVWPARVVAASPAEVSR, encoded by the coding sequence ATGAACGGGACCTTCCCCGACACGAACACCATCCCCGAAGCGAACACCGAACCCGTGGTGGAGATCGACGACGGGCGGACCTGGACGCCGGTATGCCGGTACCGGGATCTGGACCCGGGACGCGGGATCGCGGTGCTGGTCGGCCGGCGGGGCGACCAGGTCGCGCTCTTCCGCGAGCGCGGCGGCACGGTCCACGCACTGGCCAACCGCGACCCGTTCAGCGGCGCCCTCGTCATCTCCCGGGGGCTGCTCGGCAGCAGGCTCGGGGTGCCGGTGGTGATCTCGCCGATGCTCAAGCACGCCTTCGAACTGCGCACCGGACGCTCGCTGGACGAGGCGCACACCCCCGACGGCACCCCCGCCGACCTGCGCGTCTGGCCCGCGCGCGTGGTCGCGGCCAGCCCTGCGGAAGTGAGCCGATGA
- a CDS encoding MFS transporter yields the protein MSQKEPVEASARFEAGGSRAATGAGKALASLRTSPGFRLLWVSNLFFYGGAWTQTLVMAWLVFDTTGSEFLLAVFTAVRLAPMLLGPFAGVLCDRYDRVRLLMIACLWALGAVVVVAVMASFGQVSYGALVAGGLAIGLAQSPSQPPRASLVLDLVGRENLSNANALNALAMNMTQVIGPAIGGAMISAFGAPTALWISTAWYVVSLAALWPLRGVGHTAPGRPEPALKMLTSGFRTVLTSRLAAAVLLVTLAANVLLWPVHQAFMPVFAEVLGLDAAGLGWLLTCGGLGGLAGSLVIAMLGDFKFKGGLFVIGTAAWGALWSLFALSRTVPLSFALMACIGLMSASFGVLQTTLLLMTTEPEVRGRALGLQELAIGVMPFASLGLGAAAQAVGVGATAFLSGILLVAVLLTLAARAPQLLRYSGLYVPGEAGTGRTALRHRRT from the coding sequence TTGTCGCAGAAAGAGCCGGTGGAGGCATCGGCACGGTTCGAAGCGGGGGGATCACGGGCGGCGACGGGTGCGGGGAAGGCGCTGGCCTCGCTGCGCACCAGCCCGGGATTCCGTCTTCTGTGGGTCTCCAACCTGTTCTTCTACGGCGGCGCGTGGACCCAGACGCTCGTCATGGCCTGGCTCGTGTTCGACACCACCGGGTCGGAGTTCCTGCTCGCCGTGTTCACCGCGGTACGGCTCGCCCCCATGCTCCTGGGCCCCTTCGCCGGAGTGCTCTGCGACCGCTACGACCGGGTGCGGCTGCTCATGATCGCCTGCCTGTGGGCCCTGGGCGCGGTCGTCGTGGTGGCGGTCATGGCGTCGTTCGGCCAGGTGTCGTACGGGGCGCTGGTCGCCGGGGGACTGGCGATCGGCCTGGCGCAGTCCCCGTCCCAGCCGCCGCGCGCCTCGCTCGTGCTCGATCTGGTCGGACGGGAGAACCTGAGCAACGCCAACGCGCTCAACGCACTGGCGATGAACATGACGCAGGTCATCGGACCGGCGATCGGCGGGGCGATGATCAGTGCCTTCGGGGCGCCCACCGCCCTCTGGATCTCGACCGCCTGGTACGTGGTGTCCCTCGCGGCGCTGTGGCCGCTGCGCGGCGTGGGGCACACGGCGCCGGGCCGCCCGGAGCCCGCGCTGAAGATGCTCACCAGCGGATTCCGTACGGTCCTGACCAGCCGGCTCGCAGCGGCCGTGCTGCTCGTCACCCTCGCCGCCAACGTCCTGCTGTGGCCCGTCCACCAGGCATTCATGCCCGTGTTCGCCGAGGTCCTCGGGCTCGACGCCGCAGGTCTGGGATGGCTGCTGACCTGCGGCGGCCTGGGCGGTCTCGCCGGTTCGCTGGTCATAGCCATGCTCGGCGACTTCAAGTTCAAGGGCGGACTTTTCGTGATCGGCACCGCCGCCTGGGGCGCCCTTTGGTCGCTGTTCGCGCTGTCCCGGACGGTCCCGCTCTCGTTCGCGCTGATGGCGTGCATCGGGCTGATGAGCGCTTCGTTCGGTGTGCTCCAGACCACCTTGCTGCTGATGACGACCGAGCCGGAGGTACGGGGGCGCGCCCTCGGCCTCCAGGAACTCGCCATCGGCGTCATGCCGTTCGCCTCGCTGGGGCTCGGCGCGGCGGCCCAGGCGGTGGGGGTCGGAGCCACCGCGTTCCTCAGCGGAATCCTGCTGGTCGCGGTGTTGCTGACACTCGCGGCCAGAGCGCCCCAACTGCTCAGGTACAGCGGCCTGTACGTGCCGGGAGAGGCCGGGACGGGCCGGACGGCCCTGCGGCACCGGCGTACGTGA
- a CDS encoding aldehyde dehydrogenase family protein: MTAAAPEDSTGTTAGDVPGLDTMLAELAEGERRWAATSLAERGALLTRVHAAVCAEAENWVRVASRIKLLPDDSPLVGEEWLSGPYALLTSLDALARTLRTIASGHGPLDGAKFGRAPGGRVSVPVLPLTVRDRLLMNGFSAEVWMPPRVDADTVRRRAGLGALHPERTSGIGLVLGAGNITSIAPLDVLYELVAHNRVVVLKLNPVLGELEPVFRRALAPLVDHGVLRIVTGGGDVGGYLAHHPDVAHVHITGALATHDVVAFGPGEEGRARKAAGTPLLDKPMTSELGGVSPVIVVPGAWSAADLRYQAEHIATQRLHNSGHNCIASQVVVVSGDWPQREAFLGHLRDALRTAPARPGWYPGSADRLAGAARSHPGAEWQGAEGSRLLVEVGDGSPAEVETTEYFAPVLGVLTLPGPGSEFLDRAVERANRDLFGTLGANIVIDPVTMKRLGRSFDRAVAELRYGTVAVNAWTALGFLTATAPWGAFPGHTVTEAGSGIGVVHNALLIDAPERTVVRGPFRPFPRSVAGGEFALFPKPPWFVTARSAALTGRRLTRLAQRPSWARMPAVFAAAFRA, from the coding sequence ATGACTGCCGCAGCACCCGAGGACAGCACCGGGACGACGGCCGGGGACGTGCCCGGACTCGACACGATGCTGGCCGAACTCGCGGAGGGTGAACGGCGTTGGGCGGCGACGTCCCTGGCCGAGCGGGGCGCCCTGCTGACCCGGGTCCATGCGGCGGTCTGCGCCGAGGCCGAGAACTGGGTACGGGTCGCGAGCCGGATCAAACTGCTGCCGGACGACTCGCCGCTCGTCGGCGAGGAGTGGCTCTCCGGTCCGTACGCGCTGCTGACCTCCCTGGACGCGCTCGCCCGCACGCTCCGGACCATCGCGTCGGGTCACGGCCCGCTCGACGGCGCGAAGTTCGGCCGGGCACCGGGCGGCCGGGTGAGTGTGCCGGTCCTTCCGCTCACCGTGCGGGACCGGCTGCTCATGAACGGCTTCAGCGCCGAGGTGTGGATGCCGCCCCGGGTCGACGCGGACACCGTGCGGCGCCGGGCGGGCCTCGGCGCGCTGCACCCGGAGCGCACTTCGGGCATCGGTCTCGTCCTCGGCGCCGGCAACATCACGTCCATCGCACCGCTCGACGTGCTGTACGAACTGGTCGCGCACAACCGGGTCGTCGTGCTGAAGCTCAATCCGGTGCTGGGCGAGCTGGAACCGGTCTTCCGGCGCGCGCTCGCACCGCTCGTCGACCACGGCGTCCTGCGCATCGTCACCGGCGGGGGCGACGTCGGCGGCTACCTCGCACACCATCCGGACGTCGCGCACGTCCACATCACCGGCGCTCTCGCCACCCATGACGTCGTCGCCTTCGGACCGGGCGAGGAGGGCCGGGCCCGCAAGGCCGCCGGCACCCCGCTGCTGGACAAGCCCATGACGAGCGAACTCGGCGGCGTCTCCCCGGTTATCGTGGTCCCGGGCGCGTGGAGCGCCGCCGATCTCCGCTACCAGGCCGAACACATCGCGACCCAGCGGCTGCACAACAGCGGCCACAACTGCATCGCCTCGCAAGTGGTCGTGGTCAGCGGCGACTGGCCGCAGCGCGAGGCCTTCCTCGGGCATCTCCGGGACGCCCTGCGGACGGCCCCGGCCCGGCCCGGCTGGTATCCGGGCAGCGCGGACCGGCTGGCCGGCGCGGCACGCAGCCACCCGGGGGCCGAGTGGCAGGGCGCGGAGGGATCGCGTCTGCTGGTCGAGGTCGGCGACGGGAGCCCGGCGGAGGTGGAGACGACCGAGTACTTCGCGCCCGTACTCGGTGTCCTCACGCTGCCCGGACCGGGCTCCGAATTCCTGGACCGGGCCGTCGAGCGGGCCAACCGGGACCTGTTCGGCACGCTCGGGGCGAACATCGTGATCGACCCGGTCACCATGAAGCGCCTGGGCCGGTCGTTCGACCGTGCGGTGGCGGAGCTGCGGTACGGAACGGTCGCCGTCAACGCCTGGACGGCACTCGGCTTCCTCACCGCGACGGCGCCGTGGGGCGCCTTCCCCGGCCACACCGTCACGGAGGCCGGGAGCGGGATCGGCGTCGTACACAACGCCCTGCTGATCGACGCACCGGAACGCACCGTCGTCCGGGGGCCGTTCCGGCCCTTCCCGAGGTCGGTCGCGGGCGGCGAGTTCGCGCTGTTCCCGAAGCCGCCGTGGTTCGTCACCGCGCGCAGCGCCGCTCTGACGGGCCGCCGGCTCACCCGGCTGGCGCAGCGGCCGTCCTGGGCACGGATGCCGGCCGTGTTCGCCGCGGCCTTCCGGGCCTGA
- a CDS encoding PucR family transcriptional regulator, which produces MRDTTGCGPVFAGILASVGELTDVTVQKIAADESSYTGSPLPPALLRDLVHANIEALLRKETGGPDVCEETARRAGRIKAEHGVPLPALLHAFRLGGMEIWEWAIARATAGEQADALLRRSTHFWAVLDRCSTAATEAYREVADDRERQEQVARRVTLLRVFEGSDDVRFGSAAGVQRALGLPERASFHVVAGELGRDGEDPLPGVAARLADVDVASVWTTELGERLGLVAPAGEAGTAAVLRTVRQAATARVGVSRPFTTLAAAPEAVRQARIALECVAPAGTGVHCYGSAPIDALVAAHAESAAELGENVLGPLLSGDGGDAALLDTLDAWFAAGGSTAEAARRLHCHRNTVLYRIARITELTGRAPTRPVDAAELYVALRARRLSGGIR; this is translated from the coding sequence ATGCGCGACACCACGGGCTGCGGCCCCGTCTTCGCCGGGATCCTCGCCTCCGTCGGTGAACTCACCGACGTGACCGTCCAGAAGATCGCCGCGGACGAGTCCAGCTACACCGGGAGCCCGCTCCCGCCCGCCCTCCTCCGCGACCTCGTCCACGCCAACATCGAGGCCCTCCTGCGCAAGGAGACCGGCGGCCCCGACGTCTGCGAGGAGACGGCCCGGCGGGCCGGGCGGATCAAGGCCGAGCACGGCGTCCCGCTCCCGGCGCTGCTGCACGCCTTCCGGCTCGGCGGCATGGAGATCTGGGAGTGGGCGATCGCCCGCGCCACGGCCGGCGAGCAGGCCGACGCGCTGCTGCGCCGCTCCACACACTTCTGGGCCGTCCTGGACCGCTGCTCCACGGCCGCGACCGAGGCATACCGCGAGGTCGCCGACGACCGGGAACGGCAGGAGCAGGTGGCGCGACGGGTCACACTGCTCCGTGTCTTCGAGGGATCCGACGACGTCCGGTTCGGCAGCGCCGCGGGCGTCCAACGAGCCCTGGGCCTGCCGGAACGGGCCTCGTTCCACGTCGTGGCCGGCGAGCTCGGGCGCGACGGCGAGGACCCGCTCCCCGGAGTCGCCGCCCGGCTGGCCGACGTCGATGTGGCGTCCGTGTGGACCACCGAACTGGGCGAGCGGCTGGGCCTGGTCGCCCCGGCCGGCGAGGCCGGGACCGCCGCGGTGCTCAGGACCGTACGGCAGGCGGCGACCGCCCGGGTGGGCGTGAGCCGGCCGTTCACCACGCTTGCCGCGGCGCCGGAGGCGGTACGCCAGGCACGGATCGCCCTGGAGTGCGTGGCCCCGGCGGGGACCGGCGTCCACTGCTACGGCAGCGCCCCGATCGACGCCCTCGTCGCGGCCCACGCCGAGTCCGCGGCCGAGCTCGGCGAGAACGTGCTCGGGCCGCTGCTCTCCGGCGACGGCGGCGACGCGGCCCTGCTCGACACCCTGGACGCGTGGTTCGCAGCGGGCGGCTCGACCGCCGAGGCGGCACGCCGGCTCCACTGCCACCGCAACACGGTGCTGTACCGGATCGCCCGCATCACGGAGCTGACGGGCCGCGCTCCGACCCGCCCGGTCGACGCCGCCGAACTCTACGTCGCCCTGCGGGCGCGGCGGCTCTCCGGCGGCATCCGGTAG
- a CDS encoding DUF6131 family protein, which produces MIVLGVILLLIGLVAGISILWTIGIVLVVIGAVLWILGAVGHAVGGRRHYW; this is translated from the coding sequence ATGATCGTCCTCGGTGTCATTCTGCTGCTCATCGGCCTGGTGGCCGGAATCTCGATCCTGTGGACCATCGGGATCGTGCTCGTCGTGATCGGCGCCGTCCTGTGGATCCTGGGCGCCGTCGGACACGCGGTGGGCGGCCGGCGCCACTACTGGTAG
- a CDS encoding winged helix-turn-helix domain-containing protein has protein sequence MSGKVPFIVPAIDAFLAVTAGLGLGDEVLTALREDVLPVCVGPVCGRRLEEAEVAVLFPERGRLGAMVRTVEAALPAHARREVRAGPSTLVLQGNAVLIDDDPPVRLPPLLAAVLRALAEQPGRVLGRAELLRRVWVTGQADEHAVEAAVARLRGALDGHARLVRTVPKRGYSLAAAT, from the coding sequence GTGTCGGGGAAGGTCCCGTTCATCGTGCCCGCGATCGACGCCTTCCTCGCCGTCACGGCCGGACTCGGGCTCGGCGACGAGGTGTTGACCGCGCTGCGGGAGGACGTGCTGCCGGTCTGTGTGGGGCCGGTCTGTGGCAGGCGGCTGGAGGAGGCCGAAGTCGCCGTGCTCTTCCCCGAGAGGGGGCGGCTCGGCGCCATGGTGCGGACCGTCGAGGCCGCACTGCCGGCGCACGCCAGGCGTGAAGTACGCGCCGGTCCCAGCACGTTGGTGCTCCAGGGCAACGCCGTACTGATCGACGACGACCCGCCGGTGCGGCTTCCGCCGCTGCTCGCGGCCGTGCTGCGGGCGCTGGCCGAGCAGCCGGGGCGGGTGCTCGGCCGGGCCGAACTGCTGCGCCGTGTCTGGGTCACCGGCCAGGCCGACGAGCACGCGGTGGAGGCGGCGGTCGCCCGGCTGAGAGGGGCGCTGGACGGACACGCCCGGCTGGTGCGTACGGTACCCAAGCGCGGCTACAGCCTGGCGGCGGCGACATGA